One Mixta gaviniae genomic window carries:
- a CDS encoding TerC family protein: MEWIADPSIWAGLVTLIVLELVLGIDNLVFIAILAEKLPAAQRDRARVTGLLLALIMRLLLLTSISWLTGLTRPLFTLFSHGFSARDLIMLVGGVFLLFKATMELNERLEGGDLDDKPQKHGARFWPVVAQIVVLDAVFSLDAVITAVGMVDHLLVMMAAVVIAIFLMILASKPLTRFVNGHPTIVILCLSFLLMIGFSLIAEGFGFHIPKGYLYAAIGFSILIESFNQLSQFNRRRFLSARMPLRKRTAEAVLHLLRGEHNEADLDHETASLVADAREQGAVFNKQERQMIVRVMGMAQRSVSSIMTSRHDIEHIDLSDSPEKIMAQLDRNQHTRMLVTENGGEPLGVVHVIDLLHQALHTHSLDLRALLRQPLVFPEQLTLLLALEQFRSARTHFAFVVDEFGSVEGVVTLSDVMETIAGNMPNESEELDARYDILQKEDGSWIANGHMPLDDLVMYIELPLNEKRDYHTIAGLLMDRLQHIPQPGEELQVGDYLFRTLEVESHRVHRVQIVPLAQQEPDYEV, translated from the coding sequence ATGGAATGGATCGCCGATCCGTCAATCTGGGCCGGGCTGGTTACGCTTATCGTGCTGGAGCTGGTGCTGGGCATCGATAATCTGGTGTTTATCGCCATTCTGGCGGAAAAACTGCCTGCCGCGCAGCGCGACCGCGCCAGAGTAACCGGCCTGCTGCTGGCGCTGATCATGCGTCTGCTGCTGCTGACCTCGATCTCCTGGCTCACGGGCCTGACGCGCCCGCTCTTTACGCTGTTCAGCCACGGCTTTAGCGCCCGCGATCTGATTATGCTGGTCGGCGGCGTGTTTCTGTTGTTTAAAGCCACCATGGAGCTGAACGAACGGCTTGAGGGCGGCGACCTGGATGATAAGCCGCAGAAGCACGGCGCCCGTTTCTGGCCGGTGGTAGCGCAGATCGTGGTACTGGATGCGGTTTTCTCGCTGGATGCGGTGATCACCGCCGTCGGCATGGTCGATCATCTGCTGGTGATGATGGCGGCGGTAGTTATCGCCATTTTCCTGATGATCCTCGCCAGCAAGCCGCTGACCCGCTTCGTTAACGGCCACCCGACTATCGTCATCCTCTGCCTGAGCTTTCTGTTGATGATCGGCTTCAGCCTGATCGCCGAAGGGTTCGGCTTCCATATCCCGAAAGGCTATCTCTATGCGGCTATCGGCTTCTCGATCCTGATCGAATCCTTTAATCAGCTGTCACAGTTTAATCGCCGCCGCTTTCTGTCCGCCCGCATGCCGCTACGCAAACGGACGGCGGAAGCGGTGCTGCATCTGCTACGCGGCGAACACAACGAGGCGGATCTGGATCATGAAACCGCCTCGCTGGTTGCCGATGCGCGCGAACAGGGCGCGGTGTTTAACAAGCAGGAGCGTCAGATGATCGTGCGGGTGATGGGGATGGCGCAGCGCAGCGTCAGCAGCATCATGACCTCGCGCCATGATATTGAGCATATCGATCTCAGCGACAGCCCGGAAAAGATCATGGCGCAGCTGGACCGCAATCAGCATACGCGCATGCTGGTGACGGAGAACGGCGGCGAACCGCTGGGCGTGGTGCATGTTATCGATCTGCTGCATCAGGCGCTGCATACCCACTCCCTCGACCTGCGCGCCCTGCTGCGCCAGCCGCTGGTGTTCCCGGAACAGCTGACGCTGCTGCTGGCGCTGGAGCAGTTCCGCAGCGCCCGCACCCACTTCGCTTTTGTGGTGGATGAGTTCGGCTCGGTGGAGGGCGTGGTGACGCTGAGCGACGTGATGGAAACCATCGCCGGCAATATGCCCAATGAGAGTGAAGAGCTGGATGCACGCTACGACATTCTGCAGAAAGAGGACGGCAGCTGGATAGCGAACGGCCACATGCCGTTGGATGATTTGGTGATGTATATCGAACTGCCGCTGAATGAGAAGCGCGATTATCACACTATCGCCGGCCTGTTGATGGATCGGCTGCAGCATATTCCGCAACCGGGGGAAGAGCTGCAGGTGGGCGATTACCTGTTCCGCACCCTGGAGGTGGAGAGCCATCGCGTGCATCGCGTGCAGATCGTGCCGCTTGCCCAGCAGGAGCCGGATTACGAAGTATAA
- the asmA gene encoding outer membrane assembly protein AsmA codes for MRRLITTLAILFVVIVAGMTALVLLVNPNDFRNYMVQQVEQRSGYQLRLEGDLRWHVWPQLSILAGRMSVTAPGAQQPVVTAENMRLDVHLLPLLSHQLSVKQVMLKNAVVRLTPDSAAQRPADAPVGPSDSAPPEPVRGWTFDIGSLEVADSLLIWQQPQGEEINFRDLNLSLTQDSRREAAITLSTRVSRDQRELQLSLNGTMNVADYPRRVNGTVDDLNWQLHGPGLPPAGLQGKSSLQAEWLDESQRFSLQNIALTLGESQLNGAISGKLGNAPVLNIDMRSPRLDLDALAGLNGDSDAMPATAQATGGARAPVIAEPVGADNALLNTLTGSVKLQADALRWRGLDLQQVALDADNQRGDVTLNTFSGRIGAGAFSLPGTLDMRRQPAQVALRPALRDIALAPLLNAFALPPSLDGQLTLNGVLTGTGLSVEDFHRRWRGEAEMSLAPARIIGMNVQQLVQHAVARNSDRVSSEEDSGNSNETRIDKLQAQATLRDGLIALKGLQGGTSRFTLSGAGQLDMARRQCDITFGVQVTGGWKGDNALIAALQQTAVPLRLYGGWDNLQYNLQVDQLLRQRLESEAKSRIDEWKQRHPDARPEKAPR; via the coding sequence ATGAGACGATTAATTACCACGCTGGCCATTTTATTCGTCGTTATTGTGGCCGGGATGACAGCGCTGGTATTGCTGGTTAACCCCAACGATTTTCGCAATTACATGGTGCAGCAGGTCGAGCAGCGCAGCGGCTATCAGCTGCGGCTCGAAGGCGACCTGCGCTGGCACGTCTGGCCGCAGCTCAGCATTCTGGCCGGGCGGATGTCGGTGACCGCGCCGGGCGCGCAGCAGCCGGTGGTAACGGCGGAAAATATGCGGCTTGACGTCCATCTCCTTCCTCTTCTTTCCCATCAGCTCAGCGTTAAACAGGTGATGCTGAAAAACGCCGTGGTGCGCCTGACGCCCGACAGCGCCGCGCAGCGGCCGGCCGACGCGCCGGTGGGGCCGTCTGACTCGGCGCCGCCGGAGCCGGTCAGGGGCTGGACCTTCGATATCGGCAGCCTTGAGGTGGCCGACAGCCTGCTTATCTGGCAGCAGCCGCAGGGCGAAGAGATCAACTTCCGCGACCTCAATCTCTCTCTTACGCAGGACAGCCGCCGCGAGGCGGCGATTACGCTTTCGACGCGCGTCAGCCGCGACCAGCGTGAGCTGCAGCTTTCGCTGAACGGCACCATGAACGTGGCGGACTACCCGCGCCGGGTCAACGGCACGGTGGACGATCTCAACTGGCAGCTGCATGGCCCCGGTCTGCCGCCGGCGGGCCTGCAGGGCAAAAGCAGTTTACAGGCGGAGTGGCTCGATGAAAGCCAGCGTTTCTCGCTGCAGAATATCGCGCTGACGCTGGGCGAAAGCCAGCTGAACGGCGCTATCAGCGGCAAGCTGGGCAACGCGCCGGTGCTGAATATCGATATGCGTTCGCCGCGCCTCGATCTGGATGCGCTGGCGGGGCTGAACGGCGACAGCGATGCGATGCCCGCGACCGCGCAGGCGACCGGCGGCGCGCGCGCGCCGGTCATCGCTGAGCCTGTCGGCGCGGACAACGCCCTGCTGAACACGCTGACGGGCAGCGTAAAGCTGCAGGCGGATGCGCTGCGCTGGCGCGGTCTGGATCTGCAGCAGGTCGCGCTGGACGCGGATAATCAGCGCGGCGACGTCACGCTGAATACTTTCTCTGGCCGCATCGGTGCGGGCGCGTTCTCGCTGCCCGGCACCCTCGATATGCGCCGCCAGCCGGCGCAGGTCGCGCTGAGGCCGGCGCTGCGCGATATCGCTCTCGCGCCGCTACTGAACGCCTTCGCGCTGCCGCCGTCGCTTGACGGCCAGCTGACGCTGAACGGCGTGCTGACCGGAACCGGACTGAGCGTAGAGGATTTCCATCGCCGCTGGCGCGGCGAAGCGGAGATGTCACTCGCCCCGGCGCGCATTATCGGCATGAACGTCCAGCAGCTGGTGCAGCATGCGGTGGCGCGTAATAGTGACCGCGTCAGCAGCGAAGAAGATAGCGGCAACAGCAACGAAACCCGCATCGATAAGCTGCAGGCGCAGGCAACGCTGCGTGACGGCCTGATCGCGCTGAAAGGGCTGCAAGGCGGCACGTCGCGCTTTACGCTGAGCGGGGCAGGGCAGTTGGATATGGCGCGTCGCCAGTGCGACATTACCTTCGGCGTGCAGGTGACCGGCGGCTGGAAAGGGGATAATGCCCTGATCGCCGCGCTGCAGCAGACGGCGGTGCCGCTGCGGCTGTATGGCGGCTGGGATAATCTGCAGTACAACCTGCAGGTGGATCAGCTGCTGCGTCAGCGGCTGGAGAGCGAAGCGAAATCACGCATTGATGAATGGAAGCAGCGCCATCCCGATGCCAGGCCGGAAAAAGCGCCTCGCTGA
- the dcd gene encoding dCTP deaminase, giving the protein MRLCDRDIEAWLDNGKLAITPRPPVERINGATVDVRLGNQFRTFRGHTAAFIDLSGPKHEVSAALDRVMSDEIVLPEGEAFFLHPGELALAVTLESVTLPDDLVGWLDGRSSLARLGLMVHVTAHRIDPGWQGRIVLEFYNSGKLPLALRPGMLIGALSFEPLSGPAARPYNRREDAKYKGQQGAVASRIDKD; this is encoded by the coding sequence ATGAGATTATGCGATCGCGATATTGAAGCCTGGCTCGACAACGGCAAGCTGGCGATTACGCCGCGTCCACCGGTCGAGCGCATCAACGGCGCGACCGTTGATGTGCGGCTCGGCAATCAGTTTCGGACTTTCCGCGGGCATACCGCGGCTTTTATCGATCTGAGCGGCCCTAAACATGAGGTCAGCGCCGCGCTCGACCGGGTGATGAGCGATGAGATTGTGCTGCCGGAAGGGGAGGCGTTCTTCCTGCATCCGGGCGAGCTGGCGCTGGCGGTGACGCTGGAGTCGGTGACGCTGCCTGACGATCTGGTCGGCTGGCTCGACGGGCGCTCCTCGCTGGCGCGTCTGGGCCTGATGGTTCACGTGACCGCTCACCGTATCGATCCGGGCTGGCAGGGCCGAATCGTGCTGGAGTTCTATAATTCAGGGAAGCTGCCGCTGGCGCTGCGTCCGGGTATGCTGATCGGCGCGCTGAGCTTCGAGCCGCTTTCCGGCCCCGCCGCGCGTCCCTATAACCGCCGCGAAGACGCGAAATACAAAGGGCAGCAGGGCGCGGTCGCCAGTCGTATCGATAAAGATTAA
- the udk gene encoding uridine kinase — protein MTDKSHQCVIVGIAGASASGKSLIASTLYREIRDQVGDEHIGVIPEDSYYKDQSHLTMEERVKTNYDHPSAMDHDLLLQHLQALKSGQHIELPVYSYVEHTRTQETIHLKPKKVIILEGILLLTDARLREEMNFSIFVDTPLDICLMRRMKRDVNERGRSMDSVMAQYQKTVRPMFLQFIEPSKQYADIIVPRGGKNRIAIDILKAKINQFFE, from the coding sequence ATGACTGACAAGTCCCATCAATGCGTCATTGTAGGTATCGCAGGCGCATCCGCATCAGGAAAAAGTTTAATCGCCAGCACGCTCTATCGCGAAATCCGCGATCAGGTGGGCGATGAGCATATCGGCGTGATTCCTGAAGACAGTTACTACAAAGACCAAAGCCATCTCACTATGGAAGAGCGGGTTAAAACCAACTATGACCACCCGAGCGCCATGGATCACGATCTGCTGTTGCAGCATCTGCAGGCGTTAAAGTCGGGTCAGCATATCGAGCTGCCGGTATACAGCTACGTTGAGCATACCCGCACCCAGGAAACCATTCATCTGAAGCCGAAAAAGGTGATTATCCTTGAAGGCATTCTGCTGCTGACCGACGCGCGCCTGCGCGAAGAGATGAACTTCTCTATTTTTGTCGATACGCCGCTGGACATCTGCCTGATGCGCCGCATGAAGCGCGATGTCAACGAACGCGGCCGCTCCATGGATTCGGTGATGGCGCAGTATCAAAAAACCGTGCGTCCGATGTTCCTGCAGTTTATCGAGCCGTCAAAGCAGTATGCGGACATTATCGTGCCGCGCGGCGGCAAGAACCGCATTGCCATCGATATTCTGAAAGCGAAAATCAACCAGTTCTTTGAATAA
- a CDS encoding phosphatase PAP2 family protein: MSWRTITYFGDSMLLIPTAILIALILPWKSDKRHTLWCWVLAFGLAGLVVSVSKILFMGFGIGSARFNFTGFSGHSAMSATLWPVLLWLLSGRLPAFWRGVAVTLGYMVPLMVGASRLVLLAHSKSEVATGLLLGFTLSTLFLISQRHTQLKGFSLPQLSAALVLPLIIMGHGRIATTQNFLEHLSANIAGLEKPWTRADLLNQRQPGYQSFE, translated from the coding sequence ATGTCCTGGAGAACGATCACCTATTTTGGCGACAGCATGTTGCTGATCCCCACAGCAATCCTTATCGCGCTGATCCTGCCGTGGAAAAGCGACAAACGTCACACCCTCTGGTGCTGGGTGCTGGCCTTCGGCCTGGCGGGCCTGGTGGTCAGCGTGTCGAAAATCCTCTTTATGGGCTTCGGCATCGGCAGCGCGCGCTTTAACTTCACCGGCTTTAGCGGCCACAGCGCGATGTCCGCCACCCTCTGGCCGGTGCTGCTCTGGCTGCTGTCGGGCCGCCTGCCCGCCTTCTGGCGCGGCGTCGCGGTGACGCTCGGCTATATGGTGCCGCTGATGGTCGGCGCTTCGCGCCTGGTGCTGCTGGCGCACTCCAAAAGTGAAGTCGCCACCGGCCTGCTGCTGGGCTTTACCCTCAGCACGCTGTTCCTGATTTCGCAGCGTCATACCCAGCTTAAAGGGTTTAGCCTGCCGCAGCTTAGCGCGGCGCTGGTGCTGCCGCTGATTATTATGGGACACGGGCGCATCGCCACCACGCAAAACTTCCTTGAGCATCTTTCCGCTAACATCGCCGGGCTGGAGAAGCCCTGGACGCGAGCCGACCTGCTGAATCAACGCCAACCCGGCTATCAATCGTTTGAATAA